One Henriciella litoralis genomic window carries:
- a CDS encoding lipase family protein, producing the protein MTPFRKLYRGALAALAVAGLAGVATAQECRPIWTGTWNTTYGQLRLIEDGTTVYGDYANVGVIKAKIARPCDRTLRGVFVRKDGGKGFIEFWQSEGDDINGRWNWLANGLPDVWLKRGVAWEGTFDTGVAPPILNFKPGESRDSLTELETRYHNWARLTDIAAERAFEEQRAREAKRRAEEAAIVAAEQASWSTNTGMTIPWRDIGVIIHHTRFPYLITPSSFRAYVHQDKNFTKNIVGGSGSLRASPLRMAISFGDVFDERSSVKYPADVVMGVYEQTHSGRDKSYCVVSYRGTDQDVKYFAKRGFLTRFGVTGDAFGVFGEGEIATKMQSSDLDRSGGTCTVKEGYHDNYLETQHGVLKFLSDATDAGHCQDGVVIAGMSLGGATASVAMADMYINQARDLPSGRLKTLINAGKVWMVNEGAPRALAKSCVNRLPAGVKQRTTRFVYGSPAVENAANPGKDCPRFIDPVPGNPSGMRVGTSWVDAEHFGQVVVGYVPKPGGYDPRPFLRELADKPVRTAASRVKEVACFEDPLNRCQSARWANDHSRSAGPSNQIATGKPQDFGGSCSGPELQPTRKYLFGRLHDTCSYRNLMAAYGQREGEFTSATNYQCNFPPNPDDEVDGPKEFTSWGYKIKQSQSGPRQ; encoded by the coding sequence ATGACGCCTTTCAGGAAATTGTATCGCGGCGCATTGGCCGCTCTGGCTGTTGCGGGACTGGCGGGGGTCGCCACAGCGCAGGAATGCCGACCGATCTGGACTGGGACATGGAACACGACCTACGGACAGTTGCGCCTGATTGAGGATGGCACGACCGTTTATGGCGACTATGCAAATGTCGGCGTCATCAAGGCGAAGATTGCCCGTCCGTGCGACCGCACGCTGCGCGGCGTATTCGTACGAAAGGATGGCGGCAAGGGGTTCATAGAGTTCTGGCAGTCGGAAGGCGACGATATCAATGGACGCTGGAACTGGCTTGCCAATGGTTTGCCGGATGTCTGGCTGAAGCGTGGTGTGGCCTGGGAGGGCACATTCGACACTGGCGTAGCACCGCCCATTCTAAATTTCAAACCGGGCGAAAGCCGCGACTCCCTGACAGAACTTGAAACGCGCTACCACAACTGGGCAAGGCTGACAGACATTGCGGCCGAGAGAGCATTTGAAGAACAGCGCGCCAGGGAAGCAAAGAGGCGTGCAGAGGAAGCGGCCATTGTCGCTGCGGAACAGGCTAGCTGGAGCACGAATACGGGCATGACGATCCCGTGGCGAGATATTGGCGTCATCATCCATCACACGCGCTTTCCGTATCTGATCACGCCATCGAGCTTTCGCGCCTATGTGCATCAGGACAAGAACTTCACGAAGAATATTGTTGGCGGCTCAGGCTCCCTCCGGGCGAGCCCCCTGCGGATGGCAATATCATTCGGTGATGTCTTCGACGAGCGCTCGAGCGTAAAATACCCGGCCGATGTCGTGATGGGCGTCTATGAGCAGACACATAGCGGACGCGACAAGAGCTATTGCGTCGTCTCATACCGCGGCACCGATCAGGACGTGAAGTATTTTGCGAAGAGGGGCTTCCTGACGCGTTTCGGCGTGACGGGCGATGCTTTCGGTGTGTTCGGTGAAGGTGAGATCGCCACCAAGATGCAGTCGTCTGACCTCGATCGTTCCGGTGGCACTTGCACAGTCAAGGAAGGCTATCACGATAATTATCTGGAGACACAGCACGGGGTTCTAAAATTCCTGTCGGACGCGACCGATGCCGGTCATTGCCAGGATGGGGTTGTGATCGCGGGCATGTCTCTTGGCGGGGCGACCGCCAGCGTCGCGATGGCTGACATGTATATCAATCAGGCGCGTGATCTGCCGAGCGGTCGTCTCAAGACACTGATCAATGCCGGCAAGGTGTGGATGGTGAATGAGGGGGCGCCGCGCGCGCTCGCCAAAAGCTGCGTGAACCGGCTGCCGGCCGGGGTGAAGCAGCGCACGACGCGGTTCGTCTACGGCTCACCGGCCGTCGAAAATGCGGCAAATCCCGGAAAGGACTGCCCCCGCTTCATCGATCCTGTCCCCGGCAATCCAAGCGGTATGCGCGTTGGGACAAGCTGGGTGGATGCCGAGCATTTCGGTCAGGTCGTTGTCGGTTATGTGCCCAAACCGGGCGGGTATGATCCACGCCCCTTCCTGCGGGAACTTGCCGACAAGCCCGTCCGCACGGCGGCAAGCCGGGTCAAGGAAGTTGCCTGTTTTGAAGACCCGCTCAATCGCTGCCAGTCGGCGCGCTGGGCGAATGATCACTCCCGTTCTGCCGGGCCATCCAATCAGATCGCCACCGGTAAACCGCAGGATTTTGGGGGGAGCTGTTCAGGTCCGGAGCTGCAGCCAACGCGCAAATACCTGTTCGGTCGTCTGCATGACACCTGCTCCTATCGTAATCTGATGGCTGCCTATGGTCAGCGGGAGGGTGAGTTCACAAGCGCAACCAACTACCAGTGCAATTTCCCTCCCAATCCGGACGATGAGGTGGACGGCCCGAAGGAATTCACAAGCTGGGGGTACAAGATCAAGCAGAGCCAGTCAGGCCCGCGTCAGTGA
- a CDS encoding PH domain-containing protein — MSYIHDHLHKGEQVLAWGKFHWLWHARAWAALILLGWLIVGLVYFIYEMIRKKTTEFAVTNRAIVMKTGFIATHVDQLSLEAIESANLNQGIFGRIFNFGDLDIEGRGEGEVEFPTMAHPAAFLSAINEARMQNDRASVDRLADDLAEKEVHT, encoded by the coding sequence ATGAGCTATATTCACGACCATCTACACAAGGGCGAACAGGTTCTTGCCTGGGGCAAGTTCCACTGGCTCTGGCATGCGCGCGCCTGGGCCGCCTTGATCCTGCTTGGCTGGCTCATCGTCGGTCTGGTCTACTTTATCTATGAAATGATCCGGAAGAAGACGACCGAGTTCGCCGTCACCAACAGGGCGATCGTCATGAAGACCGGCTTCATCGCGACCCATGTCGACCAGCTGTCCCTGGAAGCGATTGAAAGCGCCAATCTCAATCAGGGCATCTTCGGACGTATTTTCAATTTCGGCGATCTCGATATCGAAGGGCGCGGCGAAGGCGAAGTGGAATTCCCGACCATGGCGCACCCGGCGGCGTTTCTAAGCGCCATTAATGAGGCGCGGATGCAGAATGACCGCGCCTCCGTGGATCGCCTTGCCGATGACCTGGCTGAAAAGGAGGTGCACACATGA
- a CDS encoding type 1 glutamine amidotransferase domain-containing protein, with protein MTKRAEGKTVAILATDGFEEVELTSPKEALENAGAKTVIVSLKHGEIEANQHRKHGIKVAVDKTLDEVKADDFDAILIPGGLFNPDALRTEQKALDFTSAFFEQKKPVFSICHGPQVLISANLVNGRKVTGFKSIQQDLKNAGGIVSDEKVVVDEGLVTSRNPDDLGAFNDKIVEELCEGRHEGQRKSVAA; from the coding sequence ATGACCAAGAGAGCAGAAGGAAAAACAGTTGCTATCCTCGCCACAGATGGCTTTGAGGAAGTGGAACTGACCTCTCCCAAGGAAGCCCTTGAGAACGCCGGTGCGAAGACCGTTATTGTGTCGCTGAAGCATGGCGAGATCGAAGCGAACCAGCACCGCAAGCACGGCATCAAGGTTGCCGTCGACAAAACGCTTGATGAAGTGAAGGCAGACGATTTCGACGCCATCCTCATCCCGGGCGGCCTGTTCAACCCGGACGCCCTGCGCACAGAGCAGAAGGCCCTCGATTTCACGTCCGCCTTCTTCGAGCAGAAGAAACCGGTCTTCTCGATCTGCCACGGCCCGCAGGTGCTGATCTCAGCGAACCTTGTGAATGGCCGCAAAGTCACTGGCTTCAAGTCGATCCAGCAGGATCTGAAGAATGCAGGCGGTATTGTGAGCGACGAGAAGGTCGTTGTTGATGAAGGACTGGTGACCTCACGCAACCCGGACGATCTTGGTGCGTTCAATGACAAGATTGTCGAAGAACTCTGCGAAGGCAGACATGAAGGACAAAGAAAATCGGTCGCAGCGTAG
- a CDS encoding metalloregulator ArsR/SmtB family transcription factor — MTNNVFSALGHPLRRSVMTLLRKGPRTSGELAEAFDASWPTVSRHLAVLKDADLITAERSGTSIIYRANTSVLEDAAAALLALVGKDNGDDDIKEAAE; from the coding sequence ATGACAAATAACGTGTTCAGCGCATTGGGACACCCTTTAAGGCGCAGCGTGATGACGCTGCTTCGCAAGGGCCCGCGGACATCCGGTGAATTAGCAGAGGCGTTCGATGCCAGCTGGCCCACTGTCAGCCGACACCTCGCCGTTCTGAAGGATGCCGACCTCATCACAGCTGAACGCAGCGGGACGAGCATCATCTACCGCGCAAATACAAGCGTCCTTGAGGACGCCGCCGCCGCCCTGCTGGCGCTTGTCGGCAAAGACAATGGCGATGATGACATCAAGGAGGCTGCAGAATGA
- a CDS encoding SdpI family protein, with translation MIKTGLIWTAGAIAVMAGILFWAWGAVPDGQPIPVHWNASGEADSFKPRSEALIYLLILPASALFTSLLMALAPSLDPFKDNLRKSAKAYVAIWAGILLLMTFLTGGIAYMMVRGAQDGETSNDFIRFVLAACGILFIVIGNYLPKTRKTFFIGIRTPWTLTSDYTWEKTHRLVGPLYILAGLIGIIAAFTMSGIALVITFVGAVLSVSLFGVIYSWWVWRHANDRNEGSDYIV, from the coding sequence ATGATCAAGACCGGACTCATATGGACCGCAGGCGCCATCGCCGTCATGGCGGGCATACTTTTCTGGGCCTGGGGCGCTGTGCCAGATGGTCAGCCAATCCCGGTTCACTGGAATGCCAGCGGAGAGGCTGACAGCTTCAAGCCTCGCAGTGAAGCTTTGATCTATCTTCTCATTCTGCCGGCCTCGGCCCTCTTCACCAGCCTGCTTATGGCGCTCGCCCCCAGCCTTGATCCGTTCAAGGACAATCTACGCAAGAGCGCCAAGGCCTATGTCGCCATATGGGCCGGCATTCTGCTCCTGATGACGTTTTTGACGGGTGGCATTGCCTATATGATGGTGCGCGGCGCGCAGGACGGTGAAACCTCAAATGACTTTATCCGCTTCGTGCTAGCGGCGTGCGGCATCCTCTTCATCGTCATCGGCAACTATCTCCCCAAGACGCGCAAGACTTTCTTCATCGGCATCCGCACCCCCTGGACGCTGACCAGCGACTATACCTGGGAGAAGACGCACCGCCTCGTCGGACCGCTCTACATCCTTGCTGGCCTCATCGGCATCATCGCGGCCTTCACCATGAGCGGGATTGCGCTGGTCATCACCTTTGTCGGCGCGGTCCTCTCGGTATCCCTCTTCGGTGTCATCTATTCCTGGTGGGTCTGGCGGCACGCAAATGACCGTAATGAAGGAAGCGACTATATCGTCTGA
- a CDS encoding cytochrome c, translating into MRIVFLFLAAVSLVTACGPMPGDAGKATLRQVMADTIEPQSALVQDMTFELYDDNGELDPRRLSTSHWDVIEQAGKDLEKAGRALARAETHKVTAEGVALQGADAEGAATPEEIAAWIEADHDGFAAEARKLAGAAQNIVVAAQLRDAIELDAAALSLGDTCSSCHNQFWYRQSE; encoded by the coding sequence ATGCGGATCGTTTTCCTTTTCCTTGCAGCCGTCTCTCTGGTAACGGCCTGCGGACCGATGCCAGGCGATGCGGGCAAAGCGACCTTGCGGCAGGTGATGGCAGACACGATTGAGCCGCAGTCGGCGCTCGTTCAGGACATGACGTTTGAGCTTTACGACGATAATGGCGAGCTGGATCCCCGCCGCCTCTCCACCTCCCATTGGGATGTGATCGAGCAAGCCGGAAAAGACCTGGAGAAGGCCGGCCGCGCCCTCGCCCGCGCCGAGACCCACAAGGTCACCGCCGAAGGTGTCGCCCTGCAGGGGGCCGATGCCGAAGGCGCCGCAACGCCGGAAGAGATCGCCGCATGGATTGAGGCAGACCATGATGGCTTCGCCGCCGAAGCCCGCAAACTTGCCGGCGCCGCGCAGAACATCGTCGTTGCCGCGCAACTTCGCGACGCGATCGAACTCGACGCCGCCGCTCTCTCCCTCGGCGACA